One Candidatus Methylomirabilota bacterium genomic region harbors:
- a CDS encoding ABC transporter permease → MRAYLLQRLAAMGLTLFGVSLLVFGMVRLIPGTVVEQLLGQAAMSSPEVVASFRRFFGLDQPVHLQYLAWLGGLLRGDLGVSWLSGRPVLGLFLERVPVSAELAVLAVSWSLLLGIPLGTASAVWGGGVRDGAIRVAATLGLSLPAFWQGAVLILLFSLCLGWMPSLAWVPFTRSPAENLAIMALPVLTLGTATAAMITRMARSSMLDVLGREYVRTARAKGVSEPRVTFHHALRNALIPVVTVAGVQLGYIVGGIVVVEDVFTLPGVGRLLLDAIFQRDYPVVQGVILILAAVFMTLNLAVDLLYACIDPRLRRG, encoded by the coding sequence GTGCGCGCCTACCTGCTGCAGCGGCTCGCGGCGATGGGGCTCACCCTCTTCGGGGTGAGCCTGCTCGTCTTCGGCATGGTACGTCTCATTCCGGGCACCGTCGTCGAGCAGCTGCTCGGCCAGGCCGCGATGTCGTCGCCCGAGGTGGTCGCGAGCTTCCGCCGCTTCTTCGGCCTCGACCAGCCCGTCCACCTGCAATACCTGGCCTGGCTCGGCGGCCTGCTTCGCGGCGACCTCGGCGTCTCGTGGCTCTCCGGACGTCCGGTGCTCGGACTGTTCCTCGAGCGGGTGCCCGTCTCGGCGGAGCTGGCCGTCCTCGCGGTGAGCTGGTCGCTGCTGCTGGGCATTCCGCTCGGCACCGCCTCGGCGGTGTGGGGCGGCGGCGTGCGCGACGGCGCCATCCGCGTCGCGGCCACGCTGGGCCTCTCCCTGCCCGCGTTCTGGCAGGGCGCGGTGCTGATCCTGCTCTTCTCGCTCTGCCTGGGCTGGATGCCGTCGCTTGCGTGGGTGCCGTTCACCCGTAGCCCGGCGGAGAATCTGGCCATCATGGCGCTGCCGGTGCTGACGCTGGGCACCGCCACCGCGGCCATGATCACCCGGATGGCGCGCTCCTCCATGCTCGACGTGCTCGGGCGCGAGTACGTGCGCACCGCGCGGGCCAAGGGCGTGTCGGAGCCGCGCGTGACCTTCCACCACGCCCTGCGCAACGCGCTGATCCCGGTCGTCACGGTGGCCGGCGTCCAGCTGGGCTACATCGTGGGCGGCATCGTGGTGGTCGAGGACGTCTTCACGCTGCCCGGCGTGGGCCGGCTGCTGCTGGATGCGATCTTCCAGCGTGACTACCCGGTGGTCCAGGGCGTGATCTTGATCCTGGCCGCGGTGTTCATGACCTTGAACCTGGCGGTGGACCTGCTCTACGCGTGCATCGACCCGAGGCTCAGGCGTGGCTGA